TATAAATTTCTGTGAAACCATAGAAAACATTTTAGACATGGTCAGTCATTGCCCTCGCATTTGAGAGGGCCAACATGTTAGTCTTTTCAATAACTCAATATTCTACTTTACCTAGTGGATTAGGATTGATGTTTTAATGGTGCTTATTAATGTGAATATTGCATGCATCGATATATTAATTCAATATCTTGAGTAGTAGTCTTTGAATATATATTTTTCATACAGTGACCTTGCATTCAAGAAGGGAGCGATATCAAATAAGCGGGCatcagactagtcatagtggggaataacatagagtagtaacatggtgcATGTTACTACCCTATGTTACTACCTCCATAGTGGATAGTTACTTATATGTGGTATCATGCATGTTATATTTATTAAATTGTAGACTCAACTTGTattgagaagtgtgatgttatggtaacatagctagttaccacctcactctctttcttcatttattatcatgccatgccaccaaaatgcattggggtgtgtgatgttactagctatgttagactgctcatagtgggagtaacttagctagtaacatcacacaacccaaggcattttgatgacatggcatagcaatgaatgaagaaagagagtgaggtggtaactagctatgttaccataacatcacacaccccaagacaaGTTGAGTCTACACCATAGTAAAtaacacaatgcatgacaccacatattacttactacccactatgaaagtagtaacttagactagtaacatatgtcatgttactagtctaacttactccccactatgactagccttactcccactatgagtagtctcagCTGAATTTGTTAAATGGACTATCGAGGGCCATCATGCACAGAAAAATTTGACCCGAACACGGTGCCCGAGTTGGCACCAGCATTGTCCCTTCCATAGAACGTTGGCTTGGACGGAGTACTGAGGGAGACGGTTTCACTCCCGAGCATCATGACTACAGATGACATCAACGGGCGGTCCGTCGGGTTACCCTGGACGCACAGAAGCCCTACGTGGATGCATCTCAACACTTCGCTTTCCGAGAAGCTGCTTCTCATGCACAGGTCCATCATACTCAACACCGTCCCGGCCGTCCAGTGCTCCCATATCTGCACCATTTGTAGAGCAATACTGTGTGGCGGCATCTGATACATACATTCAGATAGCAAGCAAGAAACGTACCGCAGTCAAGAGATCTTCGGATTGTTGGGTATCGTAGCAGTTGTTCTTCCTCCCGGTCACGATCTCCAGAACCATGACCCCGAAGCTGTACGCGTCTGATTTCACCGAGTAGTTTCCGCGCATGACGTACTCTGGCGCCATGTATCCACTAGTACATGATGGCAATCCAGTTAGGTTCAATTTATGCCTACTGAATGAACGGGAGTATGTAGTAGTTTCCAAATTACTGACTATGTTCCGACGATATGGTTTGTGACGTCCTGCGTCTGATCTCTCCTGAAGAGCTTGGCGAGGCCAAAGTCTGAGATCTTGGGATTCATGTTGGTGTCAAGCAAGACGTTGCTAGCTTTCAGATCGCGGTGTACTACTTTGAGCTGGGAGTCCTCGTGGAGGTACTGCAAACCTCGAGCAATTCCTTTTATAATCTTGAACCTCTTTCCCCAGTCAAGCTGTTCGCGTTTCTCGGTGTCTACGCAACATACATAAGTTAAGAAAGTAGTACCAAAACAGAAGAGAGAAAATGTAGAGAACTGAAAGACTCCGTGTTAGTACCGAATAGGATCTTATCGAGGCTCAGGTTTGAGACCAACTCGTAGACGAGCAGCCGCTCCTGCTGCTCCAAGCAGACACCGACAAGCCTGACGAGGTTCTTGTGCTTAAGCTTGGCAACCAAGGCGAGCTCGTTCTTCAGCTCCTCCACTCCTTGAGTTGAGCTCCTTGACAGTCTCTTCACTGCTATTTCTTCGCCGTTCGGCAGAGTACCCTGTGCAAGATGGAACCGAAATTAAGCCGAGCTATAAAAATTGCGATGTGTTTTCCCCAAGATATATATAATTGCTTGGTATGTACCTTGTACACTGCACCAAATCCGCCTTCGCCGAGCTTGTTGATTTCCGCAAAATCCCCAGTTGCAGAACGGAGTGTTGAGATACCAATCAGCATGTACTCTACACTGTCGATGTCCTCGGCTTCGGTATAGTAACCTGGATATGTTTAATTATCAATGCCATTTGTGACCACGAGTTGGTCAGTGTTTATGCCAGTTTGGGCCCACCGTGAATTGTTATACGGTTATAATTTTTGAGGAGTATGCAGGACTTACTTGGCTGTTTTTCTTGTTCTAGTGTCCGCCGCCTTCTCCAGAGAAGGAAGCAAGCGACAAGGTTTATGACAGCTATAGTAGGAAGAGCAACTATAAGAACAAAAGCAGAAGCACTGTACTTTCTCCCTGTGAATTAAACGAATGTAACAAGACAAATGTCAGGTCCGATGAGGTTTACAAATAAGAACTGAAATGGCATATAAGGTTACTGAAGTATACAGAACATGACTTGCAAGCCGCCCTAAATAAGACAAGGAAAGAGATGTGATGGAGAAGTAAATTCAAACAGAGCAGTTACTTTTATTTCCCAGAAAAGAGATGTTAGTTTCACCAAATGGTGATCTCAGCACGTGAATGGTATTACATCCGTTTCGAAATATAAGCCTTTTCAGATTTTAAAAAAGGCTTATACTATTGTGGAAGGGACATAGTAAATTCCTACACTTTACACTGACTCCGTGGGAACATAACTGAGGAAAAGGAAGAGAATATGGAAAGAATGTGCGGCTCAAGCATGTTTGATTTCGGCGTGCAAAAGCTATGATGGGCGTCTTGCAAGACTGCAAGTTGCAATAAGGCAATAACCGAAATG
This region of Lolium perenne isolate Kyuss_39 chromosome 2, Kyuss_2.0, whole genome shotgun sequence genomic DNA includes:
- the LOC127333225 gene encoding cysteine-rich receptor-like protein kinase 6, with the protein product MAAHHLLLFVAIVTVALFASPAAGEYPWLICSSSTYTANSRYEKNIYRIGAILPKKASQSPDLFATAQVGAVPQQVWALALCRGDANASYCFTCLDQAFRVLPDSCPYRRSATVFYDSCVAQYSNIHSRATDDTTYNPTRPTLFNINATVEPARFQRVVAALINATVNYAVYNSTRLYASGEADLDQEFPKVYAWAQCTPDLTPERCRDCLVQNMEYLPTMFTSSIGARLLGVRCSYRYETVPFFDGPVMVRLPGTAASSRAPASAPAVTPATAAGEGRKYSASAFVLIVALPTIAVINLVACFLLWRRRRTLEQEKQPSYYTEAEDIDSVEYMLIGISTLRSATGDFAEINKLGEGGFGAVYKGTLPNGEEIAVKRLSRSSTQGVEELKNELALVAKLKHKNLVRLVGVCLEQQERLLVYELVSNLSLDKILFDTEKREQLDWGKRFKIIKGIARGLQYLHEDSQLKVVHRDLKASNVLLDTNMNPKISDFGLAKLFRRDQTQDVTNHIVGTYGYMAPEYVMRGNYSVKSDAYSFGVMVLEIVTGRKNNCYDTQQSEDLLTAIWEHWTAGTVLSMMDLCMRSSFSESEVLRCIHVGLLCVQGNPTDRPLMSSVVMMLGSETVSLSTPSKPTFYGRDNAGANSGTVFGSNFSVHDGPR